The genomic window GGACTGGCAAATCCAAGCTGGGGAAggctgggggcactgaggaagTGGGTGACATGGGGGTCAGGCTAGACAGGCCATCAGTTAGTGAATCCACATTGATATCCAGCTCAGTGTAGTAGAAATCCTCTTCACCGTCACTTTGTTCTGGCTCTGCCCGACGCCTGAGTGAGGACAGGGTCAGAGGTCAGCCTGAAACACCCAGACCAGGCcctctggaagcaggaagacagaGCCAAAGCATGCTGGCCTGGGATGTGTGCCATGTCTGGGCATTAGAATGTCCTGCCCCCGCAGGCCAAACCagcccccatccccatccccttcTGATCATACCCCAGGTGCACTGTTCGGATATGCTTCTGTATTCCAGATGACGTGCTCAGCACTTTCCCACAACTCTTCCACAGGCATTTAAACATCACTTTCACTGAATTCTGGGAGGAAAAACATCAGATTTGAGGGACTCACTCCTCATCCCATCCCTCCCCCCCTACTCCTCTGGGCCTGCTCACCTTCCTCTTCCGAGGTGTGGGGTCCCCGAACAGAAAATGGGCAGCCTCAGGAGGCAGTGGTGGTGAGGGTGTGGACGGAGAAGATTGGTCACTGGGGGGGTCCCAGCCCCAGTCCCCACTATTGTTGCTGCTGCTATAGCTGCCAGATGGTCCAGCTGTAGACTCCTTCCAAGGGTCACAGCAAGACTCTGTCAgagagaatggagggaggaaggaagattttGTGTCCCAGTATCACATGTGGATCCCAAGACAGAGCACATCCACCCCTCGAAGGACATCACTCTCAGAATAGATTGGTGGGGCTACAATGGTATCTTTTTGTTGGGACCCAGCCTTTTCTTGAACTTCTTTATTTCCCCCACCCCTCTTATCCCACCCCCAGAACCCCACCACCCTTCCCCAGCTACTCCCTAGTCATTACCTGGGGTGAAGGGTACAGAGGGGGGACCCAAAATCAGGGGACTAGTAGACAAACTGGTAAGGACTGCAGCAGCCATGACTTCATCCAGTCCAGCTTTTCCTGGGGGGCATCTGCAAATTGTAGGGGGGAAGGATCTGTTACTTCCATTGCCTGGGACTCTGGAAGAAGGGGGTAGTCACCAGGGAGAGGCGGGGCCAAGAGGCCAATGTCTGCCCACACCATCTGGGTCAGGGCCAGGCTGGGAAGTCTGCCCAGGCCTAGGCGGGGCTTGAGGGGAGGATAAGGCAGATAAATAAGGAGCAATTTTGGGAGGGGCTgcccctcaccttcccctctccCGGCCATGGCCTGGGGCACACGTGCACATCCCGACACGTGTGAGCACACACGCATTTATATGCATATGCCATCCCCGTGATTTAGAAACACACTGGACTCTACACCCGCCTACCATGCTTGTGGCTGCCGACCTAAAATTCATCACAATCATGTTGAGGGAGACAAGATTGGTTCAGTCACCCCTCTAGAGGCTCCTCCCTTTAGAGGATATTTTTGGGGTGGCAGGAATCTGATTTCTGTTATTCCCTGGGGCCTGATTTCTTAAGCTCACAGCCATAAGACAAACCCGGTTACATTTTTGAATCTGCTCATTCTGCAGACAGGAGCACAGGATCCCAAAGAAGAGCTGAAGCTACAGCCCCACCTTCCTGTGGGCCCAGTCTGTCCCTCCATCCTGCCTCCCCATTTGGAGAGAGGACTCCATTGGACTGAAGGGAGCTCAGGGAATCACACATTAACCAGAGTTATGCAATAACGAGAATGAGAACAAACAGTCTAAAGGCAAGGGGGGAGTGAGGGATGGGAATGACTGTCCACAACCCCAGCCTCTATTATCACTTCTACAGAATTCAACCAGGGTACACATGGCAAATATAGAGGTAGagcctctttttccctctacctccATTCAACCCAATAAGGGGGTAAGCCCCACAAACCACTAGGCAATTCTCCTTGTCCATCTCCCCCAGAATGGAGGACAGTACTTACAGGGTTAAAGAGAGTGGCAGAAATGAGGAATTCTTTGTTCAAGGGATATCTATCTTTAGGGCAGGGAACTGTCAAATCCCTCCCAGTTTTCCCCAACAGCCAGAGAAAACCATTAGGAAAAGAGCTTCTTAATCTTTCTGTCACTGaccactttggcagtctggtgaaatcgaTGGACCAtttctcaaaatgttttaaatgcagaaaatacacAGCATTACAAAAgaatcataatgaaataaaattaccaaaaacttttctgttaAGTTCATGGAgtccaagttaagaacctctgctttagGGCAACCTCTGAACTCAGGCCAAAGCCTGGCTGTTTACTAAACCAACAGAGTTCCTGTCTCCTTAGCACCCAACTCAGTGACCCAGTGGGCACAGAAAAGGGCTGAAGCCTCAGACCATGGGAAAGGAGCCAGATCAAGAAGCTATCTTGAGAAATTTCTCCATTGCACTCTCAGCACCTCCCTGTTCAACCCACTTCTGCTCAACTACCCAGCCTGCCCCATCCCTGAAATGCCCTGAGCTGTGAGCAGGTTATACCTCACCCAATTAAGCCGTAAGTGCCAGGAAGGGTATAAGATACTACTTTACAATTCCTCTTCCTATATACCTCAGTGTTTTCTCTTCATACCTTATTATTCTATACCCAAAAGCTTGGATACAGAAAGTGACAGGCTAGAGATTTACCCACAGGCCTGCCACCCAAGAGTTGAGTCCCAGTCTAGCTCCCACCTTCCCTCTCTGCCCACCATTCCTCACATCTGCAAATAGTTACACTATAACTATCAATTCCAGTATATACTGTCAACCCCACCAAACACCCCTTTCCCTAGAACAACACTGTGTATTCAACAACTTTTCGTAACCGGGAATAGTGGAAATACGCAGACCTCAACACCAAAGACTTGGGCGTCAGAGGTCATCCTCCAAAGCCCTTGATAGCTTCTCACCTCTGCCTGGGAACAGGGATGTATGCAGATTGCAGTAGCCCACTCTGGTCCCAGTCTCCGGCCTCATCCCAGCTCCCTAGGCCCCATGGATCCTCGGCTTTCTGCCCAGGAAGCAATTCCTCTGGCCCCACTTGGCCACGGCAACGGATAGCCCCCTGCTGACAGAACACAGGCCTGGCTCAGTCGAGGCGATGGCATCCCATCACTCCCTCCTTAAGCCCCTCCCCATTTTTCCCAAATTTAAAGTCCTCTGTCCTGCCCCAGGAAAAAGCCCTCCAAACCCCGGGCTTCCCTAATGGAGCGGAGAATGCAGGGGATCCTTCCTGCCGAACAGGAACACGCACACTCTCTCTCTCGGTCCCCCCTTTCAAATGGTACATGTGAGTGATTGCCTGGTTTCTTCAGGGTCCCCCAGACGGCAGAAAGGTTCCTTGAGGGCAGCTCATCCCCAACAGACACAGAcacattctttttggtttttgacGCCCCATTCCCGAGGCTCCCACACATTTCCTGGGGCTACAGACCGGGACTCAGGGAACCCCTCCGAAGTGACTCCTCCTCCCTCTGGCTGGCACCGGGGCAGCACGGACCGGGGCTCAGGGCCCGGAAGTTGGAGCCTCCCCCCCACGCCTCGGGCCTTCCCCCAGGGCCCACCCCCACGAGCCCTGCCCCCCAGCGCCGCCCGGAGgccggccccgccccctccctgCCGGGCCGGCGGGAAGTCTAGCTCCGGCACCGCCTCCCCCCGCTCCTCAGGCCCGAGCCCGCGAAGCCCGGGCCCGCCCCGCCTTCCACCCGGCGCCCGGCGGAGTGACTGACAGGACGGCCCGGGTCGGGGCGGGGGGGAGGCCCGAGGGGAAgcgtctcttcccctcccccccgcgAAGCCCCGGCCTccgcccctccctccctctcccccgaAGCCCAAACTTTCTGCAGCCGCCTCCAGCTGCGACGCCATCTTTGCAGCAAGAGAAAGTTTCTCGGGAGGCGCCCCCGCTCGGATCCCGGTCCCCCACCCGGCGCCGACCCCGTCAGCTCCCACCTACGTCCAGGAACCAGGGCTGGCCTGGGCCCAGAACTGTCCCGCGCCCCACCCCAGCCCCGCCCCGCCCGCCGACCCCCCGCCCAGTTACCTGCTGCAGCTGTCCGGGCCTCCCGGGGGCCGAGGCCGACCCCGCCTTCCGCCTCAGCAGAGACTCGTCCACCAGCACCGTGTAGACGGCATTGCCCGCGGGGCCAGGGCCCACGGTGGGGTCAGGTTTGCAGGGCGGAAGGACACCGCAGCACATCCCCCGAGCCGGGGGACAGTCCGGGCAGCCAAGCGCGGCCGCAGCCGTCAGTCCCGGGGGCGGGGAGCAGATCCGACTGCCAGCCGCAACAGCCCGCTGGGACTCCATGGAGGGGGCCCCCGAGCCGGCTCTGGGCCGCTGTACCAGGGGAGGGGGTGGCTAGCCAAGGCCTGCCCGCACTgtgcaccccactcccctgtttcCCTCCCGGCCGGCAGGCCGGCGAAGCCCCTAGCCCTGGAACCGGGCCGGGTGGCTTGCTTCGCCGCGCTCCCGGGTCTGCAACAAGGAGGACCACGCCCCCCTCGCGCGCCCGCTCTCTAGCTCTCCCTAGCTGCGCGTGCAAcccacctcccttccccctgccGCGCCCTCCCATTGGTCAGCGCGCTGTATCAACATTCCGAGATGGAACGTGGCCCGGAGCCGGCTCACTCTCTCATTGGCCCGGgtgctggggggggggagggggaggagaacagAGCGCTGCGCcgcactccctccttccccaccccgcCCTCCCTCCGCGCTCCCGCCTCGGGCTACACTTCACGGGCGAGAGTCCGGCTCCCGGCCGGTATTCTGTGGGGAGGAGCTAGGCAAGCGAGCGAGCGGGAAGGGCGGGAGTCCTTAGTCCGAATCAGTGTGGGATCCTGAATAGAAGGAAAGTAGTAAGGGCTGTAGGAGCTCGGATTCTTGGCTGAGGGGGTTGAGAGGATAGACATTCAACTCCCCCCGACCCGCCCCCGTGTACACGTACACTATCCTAATCCATAATCCATTATCCTAATGTGTCAAATCATTTTATATGGAGGGACTGCGAGATCTTTAAGAAAAAGATGCCTCTCCGTGCCGCCGGGACGGCTTGGCTCAGAGCCCGGGCGCGGGCTGGGCAGACAGCTGGCCCATCCAGGCCCGCGGTAGAGGTGCCCTTAGTCCCCGCCCCGTCCCGCCCCTCCGCGCCTTCTCCAAGATCTCCAGCTCCCACATGGCCAGTTTGGGAGCGACGTACCGGGCTCCTGGCCCTGGGTGGTGGGATGTCGGAGAGCGCTTGTTCCACCAAAAGGTGTTTAAACTGACAGTCCCAGATAGAGTTGTTTAGGGGAGGGGTGCTGAACGCCCCTGCCATCTCCGCACTACCCTATGGGCCTCCTTCCCTTTAGCCCCCTCCAGTGCTGCCTTTGAACTCAGAAAACCTGAGTCTTTGAATTCCCAAAAGTGGGGACCTGGTTTCAAGAGATCCCGGCACACCGATTTAAAACACCAAAGCAGTAGTGTTACTCACTGGCCTTGTAGACCTCAGGACAAGATAGGGCACATGGCACCCTGGAGATGAAAAGGTCTTTGTAGGTGGGATTGAAGAACACACATGGGCCCTAGCACAGGTCATCTGCCTCCCTGCTCCTGTGCTTCTCGGGATTTCAGATCCTGTGGCCCAGAATAAAGTACCTCCTCCATCCCAGCGTCCCCTCTGACTTCTCTTTTCCCTGGTACCACGCTGCGCACTATCTAGGTTAATTTTCAACAACAGTTACGTAACTGTGGGGGCTGGGCAGACTCCGCACCCGCAAGCTGTGGGCAATCCTATGCTCCTTAGCCCTCAGCCTCCAATAGCCAAAGTTCACCAGCCCCCAGAGAACGAATTCTCCCTAGAGGTCAACCCCCAACCCTGCAGCTCTAGGACCAGAGGGACCTCTCAGCTCATGGCTCCAAGCTATTTGACCACAGGAAGGGTGGTTTGTTAGCTGAACAACATCTTATTCCAACGTTCCATTTTCCTGGTGTTCCATTGTTTCCTCATGAATTTCCTAAATGTCTCTATATCTCATCTCTTTCTATCTTGTCTTAACTTTTTCCCGTGCCTTCCCAAACACTCATCCCTCACTTATATCTGAACTGCCAGAGCATGATTTGATCCATACATATTAACATTAAGTCTTCCAGACTGTGTTCTCTCTTAGATTGCACCTCCTCTCTGAGTCCCATAATATTCAAATACAGGGGTCTGCATCCAAAAAACACTCAGGGAAAAATAAGCCCAAAGAAAGAGCCCCTGAACATGGCAGGGGATGAGGGGGACAGACTGAAAAGTTCCCAGCCTCAGACTGCTTTTTCTCCTTATCCCTCCACCCCAATCCCAGGATcacaagtatatacatacacaagcctccttttgcctttatttttttttccattttcataaaTCTTCAGAGGGCTTATGAGTCTGTGCCCCACCAAGCCCCTCCATCTCACTGATACTCTCATAAAAATTCTCCATAGGGCCATTTCCTGTATCCCTGCCCCAGGAGGGACTGCTAGTCCTGTAGGTGGGGTTTGTGGCTGGACTCTGGCTCCCTTCATTTGCAGTCTCCACTAGGGGGGCCTGAGTATTTCTATCCAGCTGGTTACATAGAGCTCTGTTCCAGGTGGGCTCCAAGGGTTTCCGTCCTGGCCTGCTGATCTTGGAGTACAGAACCTCTACCTGGGGGAAAAATGCAGAAACCAGAGTGACCTGGATACCAGTGAGGATTCTGGCTTCTTCAGTCTACATCTTGGTTTGGGGAAGGGTgaagggggaatcaggaaagaaaggagaaattggCTACAGAAAGGGGAGATACTCTAGAGTTATCCTGACACCCCACACACACCTTGCCCCCAATGCTTATTCTCCCCAAGGGAAAACCCTGCCAATATTCCCCCAGCCCAGAGCTCTGCAATCTCTCCAAACCCACTTTACCTCAGCTGCTTCTCCAGGTTTCGGAGCTCCTCTCTCCCCAGGGATTGAATCACTGGGACCTGTAATGCTGGGTCCCACCTCAGCCCCTTTCTTGTTCTTCCGTATACAGGCATACTCTGCCATTACCAACTTTTCTGAAATCCTCAGCTGTTCCTCTCCCCTTTGTGTCATGGGGGGAGCTCTTGGGGCAGCTGCCAGCCTCACATTGGAATAGGTGGACTCAGGGGTCCAGGAGTCTGAAGCAAGTGGAGGCTGGGGCAACTCACGATGAATAAACACAGGGGGCACTGTGGTCATCTGAACGTCAGCCCTGGTCCCTCCTGGCCACCTTGGATATAGGAGGTCAATGCTGGTAGGACGCTGGGCTAGGGGAAAGAACAGCAAGTTTGGAGAGAGACAACGGGACTTGgtgtggagagaaggaaaatggggagaagatAAGATTCTACTTGGTGTCTTGCGGTTAGGGTGAGGAAAAGACTTAGAACTGAAGGGGACAAAGAATCCCTCACCTTTACTGTTCCTGGGGCCCCGGTTGAATTCATGCAGTTTGGAGTCTGATTTGCTGAGAGAACGAAGCTGAGTCTGTCTTAGTAATGACTAGGGGATGAAGGAGGGGAAATCTAATTAGAACCTCCCCCACTTTCAACCATGAGCCACATTCCTGAAACCCAAAGCCCATGCAaaaggggcggggggagggggaggtgagggggggAATGTCACATTAGCATTGTCCCACCTAAAGTCACTCACCACATCCACTAGCTTCAGCCCAGACTGCTGCCTTCTTTTACCCTTCCTGTAGGAGGACAGAAAaggcaaggggagggagagggggttAGTCTTTGCTGATAGTAAGTCTCAGGCCCTAAGTGGGAGGGGTTTACTCACCAGTGGGCAAGACCCCAAGTTACCATAGACTTCCACCACCATTCCCACCTGTCACAAAGATCGGAAGCAGGGGGCTAAGGGCCCCTGATATCATAGCTGATTGATATCACAGTATCATATGAtgatagaaatatataaattttcaGGTTTGCacagcactttcctcacaatcctGTGAGGAATGTGTAATGAGCAttaccatctccattttaaaaataaggaaactaaggcttagagtaattaaatgacttgcctagattGATGTTGACTGTCAGatccaggatctgaacccaggtctctccaaCATTCATTCTCCTGCCTCTAAAATATTAAGATCTAGAAGCTTCCACCCCACTTATTTTGCTGAAGAGAAAACAGgtacagagaagggaaattaCTTACCTAAAGTCATGTGGAAAGTTTTAGAACCACCACTTTCTGTCTTGCTTCAATTCATCCTGCATATTTCCTGCCACACAACTCTGGCTTCATCACTGGTGGTTGCACACAGGATAAAAACCAAATTCCTTGACCTGTCAAGGCCCTCACCATCCTGGTTCAACTGACACTTTCCCAGCTTTTTGTCTCACTGTTCCAGAATACATATCATTTTATACTTCCTTtagctctctctttttctccctctccctcgcTTTGTCTCTCCTtgcgcccccacccccacccccccagtcaCTATCTCTCATTCCCATTTTGTCCTGAAGAGTAATATCATAGCTCCTATATCCAGGGCGCTTTGCAATCTGTAAAGTGCATGTCTCCCAACAGGCTATGAGGCAGGACATGAGGTCACAGTATGTAGAGCTGGAATAAACCTCAACAATCCTCTATtttaaacccttcattttacagaaaattgaGTAGGATCATGGTaatgctagagctggaagggaccctagagatcacTTTATCTAACTCCTTTTTAatggatgagggaactgaggccagtggggtggagagagagaagtgactttGACAAAGTGCCATGgtgttgaactcaggtcttctgatttcaagttcaTCATTCTTTTCGATACATTGTTTCCTCTCTGCCAGACTTTCCTTACCCATTCCCTGCTCTGAAATAACAGCCATCCTTCAAGACCAGCTCAAGTCACATTTCTGTCCCTGAAGAAAGACTGGGGGTGGACTACCTCAGTTCAAGCAACCGTCTCCTCAACCAAAGCTCTATCTTCTTTCAAATGTCATGCGCTGCATTGTTCTATCGCTTCCTCAAGTCTTGCCTCTTTAAGCAGCCTGTGAGCTTCCCTAGAGCTTCCTCATTGGCTCCTCCCTGTAGCCTACAACAGGCCCTATGCCCTGTGAGTGTGTAtgattaattgaattgaatccctGCTGGGATGACAGTCATTTTGAGTGATGGGTGACAAAGGGACAGACATACCTGTGACAGGTGGTACACAAGGCACAAAGCATAAGTACCAAGGCCAGGCAGCTCAGGACCCAAAGGGCTGGAGGGGGTCGGAGCTCAGGGGCAGTCTGAACCACTGCCATGCAGGGAGCTGTTGTACTGTGGCCTGTGGAGAAGGGGCCAGGTCAGGAAGTATGGTGCAGTTATGATGGAATTGGAAAATCCTAATTTGAATCTCTGAAGGATAcaaccccttccccaccccctcaaaGAACAGATGGTGGGATGCTGAGGGAGGGGAGATGCTCTGACTCAGCGAACAGGAAACCAAAAGGCTTCTCAGGTCCCCTTCCCCCACAACCTGTGGTCTCGGATGTTGATGAGTTGCTAACAGTGCCTGAGCTGGTGCCTTAAAAAGCCATCCTTACTGATCTACATGACTTCCGTTTATGTCCAAGCATCTGTCCATCAGGTTGCTACATGAGGCACTACCAGCCTGGGAAAACTCTAGTTGGCTTTAGACTATCTGTGTTTCTGAGACTGCTTCCCCCACAATGTCAAAGGGAGTCGGGGGTACCTCTTTCTCCTAAAGACTTCTTCTCAAGGTACAGACTCCTGCTATGCCAAGGTTCACCAAAGCTCCTGGAAccttgggggtggagaggaacaATAAGAACGGCTCACCCAGCCCACTGCCCCAGTCAAAAAgcctccttccccccactcccacaaGTATACCTGGGAGATTTCATATCCTGTTGACCTGGAATCAGTTGTGGTTTCACCCCAAACCACAAACAAGCACACCATACTGACCCCACAAACCACAAGGCCTGTAGACCTTACTGAGGTAAAGGTGATTTTATCATTCTAATTTCACCAAGTTCAGTCCCACAAATCTCagttactgctttttttttttttttggcggaGGAAATGGGAGagcaaagggagagggagggaatgatGGTAGTGGAAGCGATGGTGGAGTTGACCACTGCACCCAGCATGTGAATTGTGTAGCCAAAGCATTTCTGATAATACATTTACTTTGGAAGGCTGGTGATGAGGAAGCCCTTGAAAGGCATCAGCTGTTACTGCCACTAAGCCCAATTGCCGGAAAAGGAGGGAAACTGCCATTCTCTCTCCGCCCTTCAAAATGCCTTGGTTACTTCAAAACTCTAAGGCCAGGGAGCTACACATAAAGAAGAATGGATCTCATGGAGGGTTCAAGCAAAGCAGCAGGGGTAAGAGGAGGGGAGCTTCAGCTTCTCAGCTCCCTCCTTGTTAGCCATCCTGACAGGTCAGCAACAGAAGCCCCTTCATGCAACCATTGACTTTTCTGCTTCCTGCCTGATGACCCCATCCCCCTAAGGTTTAAGAAGTGATGTGAAGGTCTCTCAACAACTCAACAATGGGGACAGGGTAATTTCTGGCTTCTTACCAGAACAGGGTTCCTAATGGGGAATGTGATGTGACTAAGAAGAGGCCAAGAAGCAGGATGGAACTGGCTAGTTGTTGAATTTGCAGAATTTTCCCAATAGGATGTTTCAATTACCACCCCCAAAACTGGTAAAGGTGTCTTTGCTTGAAGAGTCAGTAAAGGGCAGGGCAGGAGAATGTACTCCCCCAAATTCCTAGGAAAGCAATCACAAGGCTTTGACCTTTTAGCTCTATACAGACCAGTTTCTAGGTgttgcttcttcccttcccactgtTGGAAAGAAGTTGGCTTTGCTCAGTTGGTACTATCCCTACCCCCGGTATTTAGGTTGGTGGAAAGCATTTAGCTGACTTGAACCATAAGTTCATCAGATACTAAGTGGGGTAGCTTCTATGCTAATGACATTTTCTAACTGTCCCCTAAGCCTGGTGGATGGTTGGAACTGACTCACTGGGATCTACCTCCCCTTTGCTTCCCAATGGCTCCAGAGGCCTTTCCTTGTAGAACCCAAGAAGCCTATACAACACTTACTTTCAGGCAAACTTCGCCGGTCTCTACTTTCAACCCCCACGATCACTGGTATTGCCAGGTTATCTTCCTCTTCACTATGCTGGATGGAGGCTCCGGACCTGTCAGCCAGCCTCGGGACGGTTCCAGCATGTCTTCTAAAGTGGTAGCTTCTTTGTTCAGCCCCCACCCTCAGGGCTCATTTCCTGGCCCGTGCCTAAAACatctccccacccaaccccatgTAGTTTCTAAACCTCTATCACCTACTCCACGTTCTGCAGACTGGAGGAATCTAGCAAAGCACTGCTCCCTCTGCTGGAGCCTTGAAATGTTGCAGCCCAGCACCCTTGGCCTCTCCATTCAATCCATCAATTCAATTCTGTGCAGTAAATTAAAGGCCAACAGCCACCTTATACACTGGTAACTTTTGTGGAATTACAGCCAATCTGGGGGT from Notamacropus eugenii isolate mMacEug1 chromosome 1, mMacEug1.pri_v2, whole genome shotgun sequence includes these protein-coding regions:
- the LIME1 gene encoding lck-interacting transmembrane adapter 1, which encodes MAVVQTAPELRPPPALWVLSCLALVLMLCALCTTCHRKGKRRQQSGLKLVDVSLLRQTQLRSLSKSDSKLHEFNRGPRNSKAQRPTSIDLLYPRWPGGTRADVQMTTVPPVFIHRELPQPPLASDSWTPESTYSNVRLAAAPRAPPMTQRGEEQLRISEKLVMAEYACIRKNKKGAEVGPSITGPSDSIPGERGAPKPGEAAEVEVLYSKISRPGRKPLEPTWNRALCNQLDRNTQAPLVETANEGSQSPATNPTYRTSSPSWGRDTGNGPMENFYESISEMEGLGGAQTHKPSEDL
- the SLC2A4RG gene encoding LOW QUALITY PROTEIN: SLC2A4 regulator (The sequence of the model RefSeq protein was modified relative to this genomic sequence to represent the inferred CDS: deleted 1 base in 1 codon); this encodes MGGRGRGKGGGLHAQLGRARERAREGGVVLLVADPGARRSKPPGPVPGLGASPACRPGGKQGSGVHSAGRPWLATPSPGTAAQSRLGAPSMESQRAVAAGSRICSPPPGLTAAAALGCPDCPPARGMCCGVLPPCKPDPTVGPGPAGNAVYTVLVDESLLRRKAGSASAPGRPGQLQQQGAIRCRGQVGPEELLPGQKAEDPWGLGSWDEAGDWDQSGLLQSAYIPVPRQRCPPGKAGLDEVMAAAVLTSLSTSPLILGPPSVPFTPESCCDPWKESTAGPSGSYSSSNNSGDWGWDPPSDQSSPSTPSPPLPPEAAHFLFGDPTPRKRKNSVKVMFKCLWKSCGKVLSTSSGIQKHIRTVHLGRRAEPEQSDGEEDFYYTELDINVDSLTDGLSSLTPMSPTSSVPPAFPSLDLPVPASSETTAMPTILSSVVPTALCHVHTDHAYQGCLTPVHPLGISDKRPQLSQPTVIKPPVPAIPSGLKPTTGIRKPRGEAKKCRKVYGMENRDMWCTACRWKKACQRFLD